The following coding sequences lie in one Oharaeibacter diazotrophicus genomic window:
- the ppaT gene encoding pyridoxamine--pyruvate transaminase: MPYAPSDPPVLTLTTGPVDAYPAVLRGLAAPVLYDYDPAFQATYERVCRKLGEIVKSETVPVLLQGEPVLALEAAAASAIGAKDVVLNLVAGVYAKGFEGWAARSGAEIVELAVPYDEVIDPAMVEAALKARPDVTVVALCHHDTPSGTINPVAEIGAIVARHGALFLVDAVSSFGGMPVDAASAHADIFVTGPNKCLGCPPALSIVGVSAKAWAKMKANPAAPRDSILSILDWEDAWRADRPFPFTPSVAEINGLEAAVDHFLAEGAERVFARHAATARACRAGIRAMGLELWAKDERFASPTATAVRTPDGVDEAALRAAVRARYGVVLSSGRGATLGRLTRIGHMGPTAQPIHAVTAVAAFGGTLAAFGRPVDVGAGVAAALASIDAG, encoded by the coding sequence ATGCCCTACGCGCCTTCCGATCCGCCCGTCCTGACGCTGACCACCGGCCCGGTCGACGCCTATCCGGCCGTCCTGCGCGGCCTCGCGGCGCCGGTGCTCTACGACTACGATCCGGCCTTCCAGGCGACCTACGAGCGCGTCTGCCGCAAGCTCGGCGAGATCGTGAAGTCCGAGACGGTGCCCGTGCTGCTGCAGGGCGAGCCGGTGCTGGCGCTGGAGGCCGCGGCCGCCTCGGCGATCGGGGCGAAGGACGTGGTTCTGAACCTCGTCGCCGGCGTCTACGCCAAGGGCTTCGAGGGTTGGGCCGCGCGCTCCGGCGCCGAGATCGTCGAACTCGCCGTGCCCTACGACGAGGTGATCGACCCGGCGATGGTCGAGGCGGCGCTGAAGGCGCGGCCCGACGTAACCGTGGTCGCGCTCTGCCACCACGACACCCCGTCGGGTACGATCAACCCGGTCGCCGAGATCGGCGCCATCGTCGCCCGCCACGGTGCGCTCTTCCTGGTCGACGCGGTGTCGTCCTTCGGCGGCATGCCGGTCGACGCGGCGTCCGCCCACGCCGACATCTTCGTCACCGGCCCGAACAAGTGCCTCGGCTGCCCGCCGGCGCTGTCGATCGTCGGCGTCTCGGCAAAGGCCTGGGCGAAGATGAAGGCCAACCCGGCCGCCCCGCGCGATTCGATCCTGTCGATCCTCGACTGGGAGGACGCCTGGCGCGCCGACCGGCCGTTCCCGTTCACCCCGTCGGTCGCCGAGATCAACGGCCTCGAGGCGGCGGTCGACCATTTCCTCGCCGAGGGCGCCGAGCGGGTGTTCGCCCGCCACGCCGCCACCGCGCGCGCCTGCCGCGCCGGCATCCGGGCGATGGGGCTCGAGCTCTGGGCGAAGGACGAGCGCTTCGCCTCGCCGACCGCGACCGCCGTGCGCACGCCGGACGGCGTCGACGAGGCGGCGCTCCGGGCCGCCGTTCGCGCGCGCTACGGCGTCGTGCTGTCGTCCGGCCGCGGCGCCACCCTCGGCCGGCTCACCCGCATCGGCCACATGGGCCCGACCGCCCAGCCGATCCACGCGGTGACCGCGGTGGCGGCCTTCGGCGGCACGCTCGCCGCCTTCGGCCGGCCGGTCGACGTCGGGGCGGGCGTCGCCGCGGCGCTGGCCTCGATCGACGCCGGCTGA
- a CDS encoding putative B6 ABC transporter permease subunit 1 codes for MDALFTEVFLTSLVLGAVTAGIPLMLAGIGEQISEKAGVLNIGIEGMMLVGAYTGFLAAYGTGSFWLGFLAGALGGLAVAAAMAFFCVRLGLSQIVIGIALTLGAEGMTALLHHFQFSQSYPRLDAVATLPIPGLSALPVIGPALFDRPPMVYLAVAVVVATALVFRFTNLGLALQAAGDKPAALDAAGVDVAAVRTGAVLATGALAGLGGAFMAEVGAGIFVPFMTNGAGFIGIVLAMLARGNPFYVLTGALIFGACLSATTALQVAGVDVPTDVIQMLPFAAVLALLVVFGRRASLPPALGSHYVRGAR; via the coding sequence ATGGACGCGCTCTTCACCGAGGTCTTCCTCACCTCCCTGGTCCTCGGCGCCGTCACCGCCGGCATCCCGCTGATGCTGGCCGGCATCGGCGAGCAGATCTCCGAGAAGGCCGGCGTGCTCAACATCGGCATCGAGGGCATGATGCTGGTCGGCGCCTACACCGGCTTCCTCGCCGCCTACGGCACCGGCTCGTTCTGGCTCGGCTTCCTCGCCGGCGCGCTCGGCGGCCTCGCGGTCGCCGCCGCCATGGCGTTCTTCTGCGTCCGGCTCGGCCTCAGCCAGATCGTGATCGGCATCGCGCTCACCCTCGGCGCCGAGGGCATGACCGCACTCCTGCACCATTTCCAGTTTTCGCAGAGCTATCCGCGCCTCGACGCCGTCGCGACGCTGCCGATCCCCGGCCTGTCGGCGCTGCCGGTGATCGGCCCGGCGCTGTTCGACCGGCCGCCGATGGTCTACCTCGCCGTCGCGGTGGTGGTCGCGACCGCGCTGGTGTTCCGCTTCACCAACCTCGGCCTCGCGCTGCAGGCCGCCGGCGACAAGCCGGCCGCCCTCGACGCCGCCGGCGTCGACGTCGCCGCGGTGCGCACCGGCGCGGTGCTCGCCACCGGTGCCCTCGCCGGCCTCGGCGGCGCCTTCATGGCGGAGGTCGGCGCCGGCATCTTCGTGCCCTTCATGACCAACGGCGCCGGTTTCATCGGCATCGTGCTGGCGATGCTCGCCCGCGGCAATCCCTTCTACGTGCTGACCGGCGCGCTGATCTTCGGCGCCTGCCTTTCGGCCACCACCGCGCTCCAGGTCGCCGGCGTCGACGTGCCGACCGACGTGATCCAGATGCTGCCCTTCGCCGCCGTGCTGGCGCTGCTGGTGGTGTTCGGCCGCCGCGCCAGCCTGCCGCCGGCGCTCGGCTCGCACTACGTGCGGGGGGCGCGATGA
- a CDS encoding FadR/GntR family transcriptional regulator: MSSIDTTADKTARKGRKPGAGNGSGPVDAGLEDLLEALRSILARDGTMPPERTVAEELSVKRHTLRRALGVMRSLGELEPARAGRRAAPQPVAGAALINSTNPLEVMELRLVLEPALARLAALRASPAEIERIRRAASTTPGTDPNAADIAFHRAIAAGSRNSLASELYVILHRVASDGRLRYTDSDASLVPERVRMRDAEHGVIADAIAARDPDGAERAMYQHLVAIQQKIMGRLSPGSAY, translated from the coding sequence TTGAGCTCGATCGACACCACGGCGGACAAGACCGCGCGCAAGGGGCGCAAGCCCGGCGCCGGCAACGGCTCCGGTCCGGTCGACGCCGGCCTCGAGGACCTGCTCGAGGCGCTGCGATCGATCCTGGCGCGCGACGGCACCATGCCGCCCGAGCGCACCGTGGCCGAGGAGCTCAGCGTCAAGCGCCACACCCTGCGCCGCGCCCTCGGCGTCATGCGCTCGCTCGGCGAGTTGGAGCCGGCCCGCGCCGGCCGCCGCGCCGCGCCGCAGCCGGTGGCCGGCGCCGCGCTGATCAACTCCACCAACCCGCTGGAGGTGATGGAGCTCCGCCTCGTGCTCGAGCCCGCCCTCGCCCGCCTCGCCGCGCTGCGCGCCTCGCCGGCCGAGATCGAGCGGATCCGCCGGGCGGCCTCGACCACGCCGGGCACCGACCCCAACGCCGCCGACATCGCCTTCCACCGGGCGATCGCCGCCGGCTCGCGCAACAGCCTCGCCTCCGAGCTCTACGTCATCCTGCACCGGGTCGCGAGCGACGGCCGGCTGCGCTACACCGACAGCGACGCCAGCCTCGTACCCGAGCGCGTGCGGATGCGCGACGCCGAGCACGGCGTGATCGCCGACGCCATCGCCGCGCGCGACCCCGACGGCGCCGAGCGGGCGATGTACCAGCACCTCGTCGCGATCCAGCAGAAGATCATGGGCCGCCTCTCCCCCGGCAGCGCCTATTGA
- a CDS encoding putative B6 ABC transporter permease subunit 2 — MTTSPPHLPRPRLGPHLHRLATVVGPVLAALVLAGLVLLALGVDPLAYYGTVVQRGLLSPTGLQASLTRMAPLLLIAAGLIVAFRAGIWNLGGDGQFLLGAVVVAALGPALVGTIGVWPTLVACLVVGAAVGAVWSVLPALLKAGQGVNEIITTLMMTFLGVSFANVLVKLAFRDPGTTVPQTRTLDVADRLPRLFDTTVSSGLLIGLVAVIGVHLLMTRTAFGLKLRVVGANTRAAVHAGLSVPKLTVAVFAISAALSGLAGAVEILGVQGNVRADWNPAYSLTVVPLVFLARFNGFATIAFVFLFSVLSIGGESAARRLGVPNYFTLVVVAILLVLLGLAEYLDQRRRLAGK, encoded by the coding sequence ATGACGACCTCGCCGCCGCACCTGCCGCGCCCGCGGCTCGGCCCCCACCTGCACCGGCTCGCCACCGTCGTCGGCCCGGTGCTCGCCGCCCTGGTGCTGGCCGGCCTCGTGCTGCTCGCCCTCGGCGTCGACCCGCTCGCCTACTACGGCACCGTGGTCCAGCGCGGCCTGCTGTCGCCGACCGGCCTGCAGGCCTCGCTGACCCGGATGGCGCCGCTGCTGCTGATCGCCGCCGGCCTGATCGTCGCCTTCCGCGCCGGCATCTGGAACCTCGGCGGCGACGGCCAGTTCCTGCTCGGCGCCGTCGTGGTCGCGGCCCTCGGACCGGCGCTGGTCGGCACCATCGGCGTCTGGCCGACGCTGGTCGCCTGCCTCGTCGTCGGCGCCGCGGTCGGCGCGGTCTGGTCTGTGCTTCCGGCCCTGCTCAAGGCCGGCCAGGGCGTCAACGAGATCATCACCACGCTGATGATGACCTTCCTCGGCGTCTCCTTCGCCAACGTGCTGGTCAAGCTCGCCTTCCGCGATCCCGGCACCACGGTGCCGCAGACCCGCACCCTCGACGTCGCGGACCGGCTGCCGCGCCTGTTCGACACCACGGTGTCGTCGGGCCTCCTGATCGGCCTCGTCGCCGTGATCGGCGTCCACCTCCTGATGACCCGCACCGCCTTCGGCCTGAAGCTGCGCGTCGTCGGCGCCAACACCCGCGCCGCGGTCCACGCCGGCCTGTCGGTGCCGAAACTGACCGTGGCGGTGTTCGCGATCTCCGCGGCGCTGTCCGGCCTCGCAGGCGCCGTCGAGATCCTCGGCGTCCAGGGCAACGTGCGCGCCGACTGGAACCCGGCCTACAGCCTGACCGTGGTGCCGCTGGTCTTCCTCGCCCGCTTCAACGGCTTCGCCACCATCGCCTTCGTGTTCCTGTTCTCGGTGCTGTCGATCGGCGGCGAGAGCGCGGCGCGGCGGCTCGGCGTGCCCAACTACTTCACCCTCGTGGTGGTGGCGATCCTCCTGGTCCTGCTCGGCCTCGCCGAGTATCTCGACCAGCGCCGCCGCCTCGCCGGCAAGTGA